A single window of Amphiura filiformis chromosome 17, Afil_fr2py, whole genome shotgun sequence DNA harbors:
- the LOC140137008 gene encoding uncharacterized protein: MKVWKYVDDLTIGENRAIDDVTEVQKCLESLHEWSVSNKLKLNPSKCQAMSVYFGKNNPPDVDLRISEHSLAVVQKVKLLGVIIQNDLKWQGQVDNMHSKANGKMFMLRKLKEAGLNAGEILSVYKGYMRPVLEYAAPLWHAGLAQSQEDRLERIQKRVCKLLLGKEYKSYPDSLATLDLEPLHSRRLQICKEFASKAHASEKFSRWFPATDYSSSMTLRKPLKSRVTGGKPKDSRKAQFHTWLNS; the protein is encoded by the coding sequence ATGAAGGTTTGGAAGTATGTTGACGACCTTACAATAGGTGAAAATAGAGCCATTGATGATGTCACTGAGGTACAGAAGTGTTTGGAATCTCTCCATGAGTGGTCTGTCAGTAACAAACTTAAGTTGAATCCAAGTAAATGCCAAGCCATGAGTGTGTACTTTGGTAAAAACAATCCCCCGGATGTTGATCTACGCATCTCTGAGCACTCCCTGGCAGTAGTCCAGAAAGTCAAGTTGCTGGGAGTTATCAtccaaaatgatttgaaatggcaAGGCCAGGTAGACAATATGCATTCCAAAGCtaatggaaaaatgttcatgtTACGCAAACTTAAAGAAGCAGGTCTCAATGCAGGTGAAATCCTCTCTGTCTACAAAGGTTATATGAGACCAGTGTTAGAGTATGCAGCCCCCTTATGGCATGCAGGTCTCGCTCAGAGCCAGGAGGACCGTCTGGAGAGAATTCAGAAACGTGTATGTAAGCTGCTCCTTGGAAAGGAGTATAAATCTTACCCCGACTCCCTTGCAACTCTGGATCTTGAGCCTCTACACTCCCGTAGACTGCAGATTTGCAAGGAGTTTGCCTCCAAAGCACATGCATCTGAAAAATTCTCCAGATGGTTCCCTGCCACTGACTATTCATCCTCAATGACCCTAAGAAAGCCCCTAAAGTCAAGAGTTACAGGTGGAAAACCAAAAGATTCAAGGAAAGCCCAGTTCCATACATGGCTGAACTCCTGA